In Sus scrofa isolate TJ Tabasco breed Duroc chromosome 12, Sscrofa11.1, whole genome shotgun sequence, the DNA window agagacatctaATAGGAGTTCAAGAGGAACAGGTAAGGAAGCTTTTGGAATTACTAGCAGGACATTAGGAAATCTATCATGTCACCCTCTACATTAACAGACTAAATGAGAAACACTGTGTGAACATCTCAGCAAGtgccaaaaaagcatttgacaaaatttagcaCCCATTCCTCATGGGTAGTGGAGGGTGGGGAGCTAAATATAGAAGagctaagaaaagaaaggagctaTCATTATTTGCAAACTATATCATCATTTAAGTGAAAAACCTAAGAGAATCGATGACaatctattagaactaataaggGAGTTCAACAATGTGGCCAGACACAAGATCTGCATACAGAAATGAATAGCTGTCCCATGTTCTggcaaaatgaattagaaaacgtaattttaaaaagaccctaTTTACAACACAACAAAGATTCTATGGtaactagaaataaacctatcAAGAAATATACAAAACCCATGCaaggaaaactaaaattttacTGAAGATTATAAACCTGGAAACAATGAAAAGAGACACAAAGTTCCTGGTTGGGAAGACTTGATACTGTGAAGATGCcagttctcggagttcccattgtggtacagtggaaacgaatccgactagtaacgatgaagttgtgggtttgatccctggcctcgctcattgggttcagggtctggtgtggctgtggctgtggccggcagctgtagctctggttagacccctagcctaggaacctccatatgcctcaggtggggccctaaaaagacaaaagaccaaaaaaaaaaaaaaaaaagatgccaattCTCATATTAACCtacaaattgaaaatattctcaatTAAAATCTTAGCAGGATTTTTCATAGAACTTCATAAGCTGACTTGAAAATCATATGCAAGACAAGATGACCAAGAAtagccaagaaaaagaataatgaggTGACATATTATAGAACCACAGTCATTACAGCAGTGAGTTACTGGAAAAGCAATAGACAGAACAGAATGGAGACTCcagaaacaaatttatgtttatatgCGAATTTCATGTTGACTGtgactttaaaaaagatttttttccgaagttcctgtcatggctcagtggttaacgcatccaactaggaaccatgaggtcgcgggttcaatccctggccttgctcagtgggttaaggatccggcgttgctgtgagctgtggtgtgtaggtcacagacgcagctcggatcccgagttgctgtggctctggtgtaggccagtggctacagctccaattcgacccctagcctgggaacctcaagcggccctagaaatggcaaaaagacaaaaaaaaaaaaaaaattttcctggctgtgacatagggaaacctccaggcctgggatcaaaccctagccacagcagggacaatgctgaatccttaatttctaggcctccagggaactccaaatgtggcCTTTAAATTAGTGGAGAATGAATGCACTATTTAATAAATGATCTTGAGATAACTGCttatctttgggaaaaaaagatatttagaaatatgctcataccatgcacacacacacatacaaatacattcCATCTGgataaagatctaaatgtaagaaaggaaaagcattaggaatatatgaaaagtattttattacTTTGGGAAAggaatgtctgtttttttttcctttggccacacctgtggcatacagaagttcctggtccagggattgaacccagggcacagcagtgacccaagccgctgatgtgacaatgccagatccttaacctgttgcacaagagaactctggaagTAATGTCTTCTTAACATGCCataaaaaccagaaaggaaaagactTCCACATTTGACCGTATCAGGAGATGCTGAAAGAACATTACATAAAATTCTAGCCATTCCTGATGACAGCTCTGAGTAAAATAAGAACAGATGAAATTACTAATATGAGAGTGATTCTTTGTCCAAAACtcatgtctattttttaaattaaattaaattaattttttttttttttttttgctttttagggctgcaccctcagcatatggaagttccccagctaggggtcaaatcagagctacagccacctgcctacaccacagtcacagcaaggcaggatccgagccacatcagcaaactacaccacagttcacggcaatgccagatctctgacccactaaacgaggccaggaatcgaacctgcatccacatgtaTACTAgacagatttgcttccgctgtgccacacaggaactcccaaaactcatATCTAAATAGTGAAGCACTAAAGCCATTTCCACTAATATCAAGAACAAGACAGAGATGGCCTTTTCATCATTATAATTCAACATTGTCTTGGAAGTGCTAGGGAATGCAATAAACGACAAATGAAATATTTGGTATAAGTATggagaagaaaaagttaaaaaattactttctgaTACATAATTTTATACTCAGGAAACTCAATaagctctaattaaaaaaaaaaaaattgcagagttcctgtcccggctcagtggtaacaaacccgactagtatccatgaggacacaggttcaatccctggcctcgctcagtgggtcagggatctggcgttgccgtgagctgtggtacaggtcacagacatggctctgatctggcattgctatggctatggcataggccagcagctacaggtcccattcaacccctagcctgggaacatccatgtgctgcagcagccctaacaagacaaaacatccatctgtgcagccctaaaaagacatatatatataatatgtaaatttgATATCATTCAAATTGTAATCACAAGtgtttttggggggggttctgAGTTGGGGATAGACTtggtaaatttttcttaaattcaaatgaaataaatgacttggaaatagccaagaaaatcatgaaaaagaaagctAGGGTGGGTAGCTGGGGGTCTTGTCTTTCTAGATAAAAAGCAACTGGAAGGGAATGGAGTGAAAACAGGGTGGCATTTGGCACAGGAAGAGACAAATTCGTGGAACTTAATGGAAAGCCCAGCAAGAGGCCTCCAGAAAAAATCCAGTCATTTGGTTACCACAAAATTGGTGTTTCAAGTGAGAAAGAGATATTTGTTAATAATTGGTGTTGGCGGCCATATTTTTATCCTCCTGAGGTAGAACATGGCGATGAGCTGTTGGGGAGGAGGTAGGAGAAGGCCTCCGAATGCTAGGCTGAGGGGCTACCTGGTCAGGCCTGGGTCAGATTGGCCCTCATCTCCATCATGTCTCTGCCCAGGGGTTGCCATGGTGATGGCGGTGGAGGACAGCATGGTACAGGTCGTGGTGCGGGTGCGACCCCCCACCCCGAGGGAGCTGGAGAGTCAGCGGCCGCCTGTGGTTCAGGTGGTGGATGAGCGGGTGCTGGTGTTCGACCCTGAGGAGACCGACGGGGGCTTCCTTGGCCTGAAATGGGGCAGCACCCACGAGGGCcccaagaagaaaagcaaagacctGACGTTTGTCTTTGACCGCGTCTTTGGCGAGGCAGCCACCCAGCAGGATGTGTTCCAGCACACCACCCACGGCATCCTGGACAGCTTCCTGCAGGGCTACAACTGCTCTGGTGAGCCCGCCTCCCCCTCAGCCGCGTGCTCTGTGGGTCCCCCACTCATCCTCCTGTGCgtgggctgggccctgggacaCGATGACAGATGAGACAGACAAGTTTCCTGTCCTCTTGACGCTTACAGTCTGGGGGGGGAGAAGACACATCACAAAATCACACCCACACCTGTGTGGCTGTAAACTGAGGTAAGTGATAGGAGAGAAAGAATTGTGGACCTTCCACGGAGGAAGCACCCAGGCTGGAACAGTCTTCCCTGAGGAAGGGCATCATGGGGACCCCTTTGCCCTCGAACCCACCGGCCTGTAGAGGGACCGGGAGTGGACATGGAAAACACAACAGCTGCGGACACAGGCACGCTGGTGGGTGGGAGCAGGGGAGCCGTGCACGTGGAAGGCAAGGGAAGGGCttgtggaggaaggaagggctgaCCAGTTAGAAATACACtgggggaaggagttccctggtgggttagTGATGAGGACTTGGTCCTTTCAAGTGGTTAGGCTTGGTGCTTGGTGTCCGGGTTcaactcctggtctgggaactgaggtcccacatcaagccgctccATGCTGTGGCCAAAAGCAAAGACGTACCATGGGAAACCCCGGAGAAGGCCGATCTGCCCCTGCTGTCACCCAAGACCCTACTCTGTCCTCTGCAGTGTTTGCCTATGGGGCCACCGGGGCCGGGAAGACACACACCATGCTGGGAAGCGAGGGGGACCCCGGCATCATGTACCTGACCACCATGGAACTGTACAGAAGGCTCGAGGCCCGGAGGGAGGAGAAGCGATTCGAGGTGCTCATCAGCTACCAGGAGGTAGGGCAGCCCCATCCCTGTTCTCACACCCACCTGAggggggagtgggtgggggagggagcaggtgaGGGAGAGGGTGCTGGGGAGCGGGCGGATGGAGGCCCAGAGGGCAGACCCAGCTCCAAGAAAGACcacgcaggagttcccgttatggtaacacacccaactaatatccatgaggacaagggttcgatcccaggcttcgctcagtgggttaagggtctggcattgccgtgagctgtggtgtgggtcgcagacacggctcggatcccgagttgctgtggctgtggtgtagactggcagctgtagctctgatttgacccctagcctgggaacctccgtatgttgcatatatggccctaaaaaagcaaaaaagaaagaaaggagggaatgaaaacaggaaagaaagaaaaaagactatgCAGACTAACCCTGCCCGTCCTGCTCATCACATGACACCATCCTACGAAGCGCCACTCACCACTCGGGTCTTGACAGgcctccctggcccagcagctcAGCCCTCCCCAGCGTCTGGGGGAGAGGCCTCCTCCCCGGCCTCTCCCTCAGGTCCCTCCTGGGCTTCCTGTCTCCTAGGTGTACAACGAGCAGATCCACGACCTCCTGGAGCCCAAGGGACCCCTTGCCATCCGTGAGGACCCCGACAAGGGAGTGGTGGTGCAAGGACTTTCCTTCCACCAGGTGCGGGATTGGGCTCAGGGTGGGAGGGGTCAGCAGCCCCTCTGGTCCTCTGGGGACCCCTCACCAGGCTGTTTGGGgatgccagggggtgggggtggcagcacGCAGGTGACACTGGTTCTGAAGAGCAGCCCTTCTGTGGGGGGCAAGTGCCAGTTGGGGAGACCACAGCCCCTCGCCTGCGCATCTCCTCTGTAGCCGACCTCGGCCGAGCAGCTGCTGGGGATGCTGACCAGGGGGAACCGGAACCGCACGCAGCACCCCACTGACGCCAACGCCACGTCCTCCCGCTCCCACGCCATCTTCCAGGTGAGGAGGGCTCCGGCCCGAGCCTGAAGCTGGAGCTCCTGACCTCCAGCGCCCCCTCACCCCTGTCATCTGCCCCCCAGATCTTCGTGAAGCAGCACGACCGGGTCCCCGGTCTGACCCAAGCCCTCCGGGTGGCCAAGATGAGCTTGATTGACCTGGCCGGCTCGGAGCGCGCGTCCAGCACCCACGCCAAGGGGGAGCGGCTGCGGGAGGGAGCCAACATCAACCGCTCGCTGCTGGCCCTCATCAACGTCCTCAATGCCCTGGCCGACGCAAAGGTAGACGTGCCCAGAGCCAGGGTCCTCCCCTGGACGGCGCCGCAGTGCCCCAGCCAagggcccctccctccagcccgaGTCTAGCCTGGGTCTGTCTGGTCCAAGCACCTCGCTCCACGCCCACCTGCTGTCCCCAGGGCCGAAAGTCTCACGTGCCCTACCGGGACAGCAAGCTAACCCGCCTGCTCAAGGACTCCATCGGGGGCAACTGCCGGACGGTCATGATTGCTGCCATCAGCCCCTCCAGCCTGGCCTATGAAGACACTTACAACACCCTCAAGTACGCCGACCGGGCCAAGGAGATCAAACTCTCGGTGCGTGCCCACTGGGACGGCCGGCCTGGAGCTGGGGCGTGGGGGTGCCAGGGTGTCCCCCCAGCCCCGGGCTAGAGGGAGGAGGTGACAGGACTCGCGAGCTCCCTCCGGTACCTGGAGCAAGCATTCCTGCAAGGCCGAGGGAAGAAGTGACACAGTCTTTGTCCTTAAAATATCACAGCACAGGGATGATCGAGGCAGCATCGTCTCAAGAGGGAAGCAACAGAAGAGGGTGGCTGAGTGTTGATCTTTGTCAGACTAGTGTTTAGCAGTATTTTTGGCAAAACAGCATAAACACCAACACATAACACAGATAAAAGCAGGTTTGCTCCAGTTGGCCCCgtctcctccagggagcccccGGGctcctggagctgctgctgcaacaCCCCTGGCCTGATGAATATCAGACAGGGAGCCAGAGGTCTTGGGTTCAAAAGCTCCCTCCTGGCTGTGTTAGGCGGGCCACTGGCCTCCTTGTGTCCTCTGTCGTGCGGGTGAGCTGCGGGAACATAGGGAGGTGCCTAGCACAGAGTCTGACCTTTGGAAATGGATACCAAAAGCTGCTGTGAATGAACAAACAGACCTCTCCCCTGTGCCCCTATCTCAGCTGAAGAGCAACGTGATCAGCCTGGACTGTCACATCAGCCAGTACGCCACCATCTGCCAGCAGCTCCAGGCTGAGGTGAGGAGCCTTCCCGGGGAGGCTGGCCAGGAGGCGGGGTGCCCAGGCTCGGGAGCAGGAGAGAGTGAGAGGTGGGAGCACTGGGGTGCGGCCAGGGCTCTCTGCCTGACCCTCACCTCCTGTGCTCACCAGGGGCTCTGATGGGCTGGGCTGCTTTGTTCCAGGTGGCCACCCTGAGGGAGAAGCTCCGAACATATGAGGCAGGAGCCCAGGCCCCGCAGCAGGACCCCCCACCATCCCCCAAGTTGGGCCCTGGTCCACACCAACTGTGAGTTCTGCCACCCTTACCAGCCCCCAGCCTTTCCCCAGCCTATGCAGGGCTGGGACTTTTGCTTCTGTTCTGGCAGCAGGGGTGAGGGGTTCCTactcagtgcccagcacagatTGTCACCTAGAATGTCCTATGTCAAAGGACTGAATCACAGCCAAGCCCATGTAAGCAGAATCTACTATTCTAAAgaaggtgcaggagttcccgttgtggctcagccaattaGGAATCCGACTGGCATTcaagaggatgctggtttgatccctggcctcgctcagtgggttacagatcctggggtgtaggttgcagatgcagctcggatttggcattgccgtggctgtggcataggccggcagctgcagctctgattccacccctagcccggaaacttccatatgctgcaggtacagccctaaaaagacaaaaaaaaaaaaaaaggaagttgcaTTTAAGGGGTGGATGTCATTGTTTCCTAAAGCAGAAAATCCCTgactcctcctcccaccctcagcTCTTGCCCACTTGTCACCCAAGCATCCACCCCATACTACCTGGAGCCACAGagaccctgccccctccctgctttTGTCAcctgcccctgctccccaccccccaaacctcTCGTTTCTTCCTTCGCCTTCCCAGCTGCCCCTCAccttcctgccttcccagccAGTCCTGCACCCCAGAGCTCCACCCAGGGTCACCAGTCCTTCAAGAGGGGACCCTGGGGACAGAGGCCCAGGTGGCAAAGGTCGTGGAAGGGAACTCTTCAGAGCAGCCCCCAAAGGACAAGGAGGAAGGCCCGGCTGCGGAGGTAGGACTTGGAGCTGGTAAAACATTGGAAGAAGTAGCCCCTCAATGCCCAGGGTCCCTTCAGCCCCGGGGTTCTCTACCCAGATGTCCTACATCTCAGTCATTAGGAGACTTTCAGATCCTGTGCAGAAAGAACTGTCAGATCCTGTGTGTCGGGAAGTGGGGCGTGTGGGTGTTACCagaaggggagcagggagggagagagaaatgccCCACCAGGACCTCACCGTCCCAGGAGCTGTTATTCCCACTCCTGGAGGAGAGACAGATTTTAGCAGCTGGGTCAAGAGGGAGGCCGTCCTGGGCCCTCTACCTGTGACTCCTTTCCTCTCTAGGTTCCAATCCAGGTGCCAGAGCAGAACCTCAGACACCCGTCGCCAGGGTCCCCTGACCTGACCTTGCAGCCCAAGCCAGTCGTGGGCCACCTGCCACCACAGAGCCTGAGTGGGGACCATTCTCAACGGTGGGTATCTCCTTGCTCCTCTCCGGGctccaaggtgggggtggggagatgggttCCAGGCCTCCCGCGGTGGGAGCTGGTGTCAAGTTCATGACCAAAGGCCTGTTTCTGCTCTAGTTCAAGAGGCAAGTCTTTTTTTCATCAACCCCCCTTACCTGCTTTCAGCAATTTGATATTACCACCTATTCTGTTTGCCTGTCATCATCTCTGTTTATTACTTGTGTACCTGGCAGCCCAACAGGAGGGAAGCAGAACACCAAATTCCATCCAGACAGCTGGCAAGTGCTGGGTGAGAGCAGGGCAGCCCAGGCTA includes these proteins:
- the KIF18B gene encoding kinesin-like protein KIF18B isoform X3, encoding MVMAVEDSMVQVVVRVRPPTPRELESQRPPVVQVVDERVLVFDPEETDGGFLGLKWGSTHEGPKKKSKDLTFVFDRVFGEAATQQDVFQHTTHGILDSFLQGYNCSVFAYGATGAGKTHTMLGSEGDPGIMYLTTMELYRRLEARREEKRFEVLISYQEVYNEQIHDLLEPKGPLAIREDPDKGVVVQGLSFHQPTSAEQLLGMLTRGNRNRTQHPTDANATSSRSHAIFQIFVKQHDRVPGLTQALRVAKMSLIDLAGSERASSTHAKGERLREGANINRSLLALINVLNALADAKGRKSHVPYRDSKLTRLLKDSIGGNCRTVMIAAISPSSLAYEDTYNTLKYADRAKEIKLSLKSNVISLDCHISQYATICQQLQAEVATLREKLRTYEAGAQAPQQDPPPSPKLGPGPHQLCPSPSCLPSQSCTPELHPGSPVLQEGTLGTEAQVAKVVEGNSSEQPPKDKEEGPAAEVPIQVPEQNLRHPSPGSPDLTLQPKPVVGHLPPQSLSGDHSQRLALRVLCLAQRQYSLLQAANLLTPDMIAEFETLQRLVQEENKEPGGEASGEPGPARGAPLAQEFSLVSKSLGYSGPVTRTMARQLSGLIHTLVVPPGPDHTPAQVSQQPREKKRRRLSPLEPDSPPAPKPGTKRQRQSLLPCLRRGSLPEAQPPCGPATPPRGKVSSPHPSPRFCPATVIKSRVPLGPSALQNCSTPLALPARDLNATFDLSEEPPSKLDFHQCQGWDSVPQDLNRLDQPFIPSGPMPLFTMKGPKPTSSFPGTSAHKKRRVLSSSVSRSLGVAPGRSRIARLPSSTLKRPAGPLAVPGD
- the KIF18B gene encoding kinesin-like protein KIF18B isoform X1 — translated: MVMAVEDSMVQVVVRVRPPTPRELESQRPPVVQVVDERVLVFDPEETDGGFLGLKWGSTHEGPKKKSKDLTFVFDRVFGEAATQQDVFQHTTHGILDSFLQGYNCSVFAYGATGAGKTHTMLGSEGDPGIMYLTTMELYRRLEARREEKRFEVLISYQEVYNEQIHDLLEPKGPLAIREDPDKGVVVQGLSFHQPTSAEQLLGMLTRGNRNRTQHPTDANATSSRSHAIFQIFVKQHDRVPGLTQALRVAKMSLIDLAGSERASSTHAKGERLREGANINRSLLALINVLNALADAKGRKSHVPYRDSKLTRLLKDSIGGNCRTVMIAAISPSSLAYEDTYNTLKYADRAKEIKLSLKSNVISLDCHISQYATICQQLQAEVATLREKLRTYEAGAQAPQQDPPPSPKLGPGPHQLCPSPSCLPSQSCTPELHPGSPVLQEGTLGTEAQVAKVVEGNSSEQPPKDKEEGPAAEVPIQVPEQNLRHPSPGSPDLTLQPKPVVGHLPPQSLSGDHSQRLALRVLCLAQRQYSLLQAANLLTPDMIAEFETLQRLVQEENKEPGGEASGEPGPARGAPLAQEFSLVSKSLGYSGPVTRTMARQLSGLIHTLVVPPGPDHTPAQVSQQPREKKRRRLSPLEPDSPPAPKPGTKRQRQSLLPCLRRGSLPEAQPPCGPATPPRGKVSSPHPSPRFCPATVIKSRVPLGPSALQNCSTPLALPARDLNATFDLSEEPPSKLDFHQCQGWDSVPQDLNRLDQPFIPSGPMPLFTMKGPKPTSSFPGTSAHKKRRVLSSSVSRSLGVAPGRSRIARLPSSTLKRPAGPLAVPEPPSSPHCLGHQRSQKELMGVGGAMSAGSCSTKVS
- the KIF18B gene encoding kinesin-like protein KIF18B isoform X2 codes for the protein MVMAVEDSMVQVVVRVRPPTPRELESQRPPVVQVVDERVLVFDPEETDGGFLGLKWGSTHEGPKKKSKDLTFVFDRVFGEAATQQDVFQHTTHGILDSFLQGYNCSVFAYGATGAGKTHTMLGSEGDPGIMYLTTMELYRRLEARREEKRFEVLISYQEVYNEQIHDLLEPKGPLAIREDPDKGVVVQGLSFHQPTSAEQLLGMLTRGNRNRTQHPTDANATSSRSHAIFQIFVKQHDRVPGLTQALRVAKMSLIDLAGSERASSTHAKGERLREGANINRSLLALINVLNALADAKGRKSHVPYRDSKLTRLLKDSIGGNCRTVMIAAISPSSLAYEDTYNTLKYADRAKEIKLSLKSNVISLDCHISQYATICQQLQAEVATLREKLRTYEAGAQAPQQDPPPSPKLGPGPHQLQSCTPELHPGSPVLQEGTLGTEAQVAKVVEGNSSEQPPKDKEEGPAAEVPIQVPEQNLRHPSPGSPDLTLQPKPVVGHLPPQSLSGDHSQRLALRVLCLAQRQYSLLQAANLLTPDMIAEFETLQRLVQEENKEPGGEASGEPGPARGAPLAQEFSLVSKSLGYSGPVTRTMARQLSGLIHTLVVPPGPDHTPAQVSQQPREKKRRRLSPLEPDSPPAPKPGTKRQRQSLLPCLRRGSLPEAQPPCGPATPPRGKVSSPHPSPRFCPATVIKSRVPLGPSALQNCSTPLALPARDLNATFDLSEEPPSKLDFHQCQGWDSVPQDLNRLDQPFIPSGPMPLFTMKGPKPTSSFPGTSAHKKRRVLSSSVSRSLGVAPGRSRIARLPSSTLKRPAGPLAVPEPPSSPHCLGHQRSQKELMGVGGAMSAGSCSTKVS